In Carya illinoinensis cultivar Pawnee chromosome 9, C.illinoinensisPawnee_v1, whole genome shotgun sequence, the following are encoded in one genomic region:
- the LOC122276505 gene encoding protein CANDIDATE G-PROTEIN COUPLED RECEPTOR 7-like — MEKTSSFFAFSVFFLLLLSPSSGEIKTLTITSDTRPMILFEKFGFTRTGHVSITVSSVFVSPSPSLSHPDPSRLGFFLLSDESLLQVLLEIRQNPQLCVLDSHYTRPLFTFRELSPPPVSSFNHSYPVSSPDEYSLFFANCAVGSSISMDVRTEVYNLDLDNSRDYLSAGLTHLPTLFFLFSLAYFAFLAFWIHLCYTNKRSVHRIHLLMAGLLLMKALNLICAAEDKHYVKVTGTPHGWDVLFYIFQFIRVVLLFTVIILIGTGWSFLKPFLQEKEKKVLMIVIPLQVLANIASIVIGETGPFIKDWVTWNQVFLLVDIICCCAIIFPIVWSIRSLRETSKTDGKAAKNLAKLTLFRQFYMVVIGYLYFTRIVVFALRTIAAYKYQWVSNAAEEIASFAFYVVMFYMFRPVEKNEYFVLDQEEEEAAELALRDEEFEL; from the coding sequence ATGGAGAAAACGTCCTCCTTCTTCGCCTTCTCCGTCTTCTTCCTTCTCCTCCTCTCACCCTCCTCCGGCGAGATCAAAACCCTAACGATAACCTCCGACACCCGCCCCATGATCCTCTTCGAGAAATTCGGCTTCACCCGTACCGGTCATGTCTCAATCACCGTCTCCTCCGTATTCgtctccccctccccctccctctcccaTCCTGACCCTTCTCGCCTCGGCTTCTTTCTCCTCTCCGACGAGTCCCTTCTCCAGGTCCTCCTCGAGATCCGTCAGAACCCCCAGCTCTGCGTCCTCGACTCCCACTACACTCGCCCACTCTTCACCTTCCGAGAGCTCTCCCCCCCTCCCGTATCTTCCTTCAACCATTCCTACCCTGTCTCCTCCCCCGACGAGTACTCCCTCTTCTTCGCCAATTGCGCTGTTGGGTCCTCCATCTCCATGGACGTGCGCACCGAGGTCTACAACCTCGACCTTGACAACTCCCGGGACTACCTCTCAGCCGGCCTCACCCACCTCCCCaccctcttcttcctcttctccctCGCCTATTTCGCCTTCTTAGCCTTCTGGATCCACCTCTGCTACACCAACAAGCGCTCCGTCCACCGGATCCATCTCCTCATGGCAGGGTTGCTGCTCATGAAGGCTCTCAATCTGATCTGCGCCGCCGAGGACAAGCATTACGTGAAGGTCACGGGCACGCCGCACGGCTGGGACGTGTTGTTCTATATCTTCCAGTTCATCAGGGTGGTCCTGCTTTTCACCGTCATTATTTTGATCGGGACTGGTTGGTCCTTCTTAAAGCCCTTCTTgcaggagaaggagaagaaagtgTTGATGATTGTGATCCCGCTTCAGGTCCTGGCAAACATTGCGTCGATCGTCATTGGCGAGACCGGGCCGTTTATTAAGGATTGGGTGACCTGGAACCAGGTTTTCTTGCTGGTGGACATTATTTGCTGCTGCGCAATCATATTCCCGATCGTGTGGTCGATTCGGTCGCTGAGGGAGACCTCGAAGACCGACGGGAAGGCCGCGAAGAATTTGGCCAAGTTGACTCTTTTTAGGCAGTTCTACATGGTTGTGATCGGGTACTTGTATTTCACGCGGATCGTGGTGTTTGCGCTTAGGACGATTGCGGCGTATAAGTATCAGTGGGTGAGTAATGCGGCCGAGGAGATTGCTAGTTTCGCGTTCTATGTGGTGATGTTCTATATGTTTAGGCCTGTGGAGAAGAATGAGTACTTTGTTCTCGACCAGGAGGAAGAAGAGGCTGCCGAGTTGGCACTTAGGGATGAAGAGTTCGAGCTCTGA